The following coding sequences are from one Buchnera aphidicola (Nippolachnus piri) window:
- a CDS encoding 2-oxo acid dehydrogenase subunit E2: protein MNIKVYVPDIGLENVEVIEIFVKEGEIISKEKILLIVEGQKSSIEIPSPISGKVQKILVKIGDIVSCGTLIMLCKENKNSIVKNFFLKKNSEKFKNSVKIHNKKVKDISKNFFLNQEFFLKNLIYASPFIRRLAYLKDIDLSKIIGSGRNGRILKEDLIKFHNVQNFKNLNKKKIKNHKSDNNHISKLKNIYFLTSIQKASGYNLLKNWKNIPHVTQFDEVDITELENFRNSESLKNFKNIKNFKVTLLSFIIKVIGFVLKKFPLFNSSLDLSNHSVILHNNINIGIAMESSEGLLVPVLKDIPNKNIFEIAKLLKKFSNKVQKKKISILDMKDGTFTISSLGNLGGTGFTPIIKSPEVGILGISKAQIKPIWITSKFVPRLILPFSMSYDHRVIDGANAVRFMVFFKKCLTDIRLLLL, encoded by the coding sequence ATGAATATAAAAGTTTATGTCCCTGATATTGGTTTAGAAAATGTAGAAGTTATTGAAATTTTTGTTAAAGAAGGTGAGATTATATCAAAAGAAAAAATTTTATTAATAGTTGAAGGACAAAAATCTTCTATAGAAATTCCTTCACCTATATCTGGTAAAGTTCAAAAAATTTTAGTAAAAATTGGTGATATTGTTTCTTGTGGAACATTAATAATGTTATGTAAAGAAAATAAAAATTCTATTGTAAAAAATTTTTTTTTAAAAAAAAATTCAGAAAAATTTAAAAATTCTGTTAAAATTCATAACAAAAAGGTAAAAGATATTTCGAAGAATTTTTTTTTAAATCAAGAATTTTTTTTAAAAAATTTGATTTATGCTTCTCCTTTTATTCGTAGATTAGCATATTTAAAAGATATTGATTTATCAAAAATTATAGGTAGTGGACGTAATGGTCGTATTTTAAAAGAAGATTTAATAAAATTTCATAATGTTCAAAATTTTAAAAATCTTAATAAAAAAAAAATTAAAAATCATAAATCTGATAATAATCATATTTCTAAATTAAAAAATATTTATTTTTTAACTTCTATACAAAAAGCATCTGGTTATAATTTATTAAAAAATTGGAAAAATATTCCTCATGTTACTCAATTTGATGAAGTAGATATTACAGAATTAGAAAATTTTCGTAATTCTGAGAGTTTAAAAAATTTTAAAAATATTAAAAATTTTAAAGTTACTTTATTATCATTTATAATTAAAGTTATTGGATTTGTTTTAAAGAAATTCCCTTTATTTAATAGTTCATTAGATTTAAGTAATCATAGTGTTATATTACATAATAACATAAATATTGGAATTGCAATGGAATCTTCTGAAGGATTATTAGTACCTGTTTTAAAAGATATACCTAATAAAAATATTTTTGAAATAGCTAAATTATTAAAAAAATTTTCGAATAAAGTTCAAAAAAAAAAAATTTCTATATTAGATATGAAAGATGGCACTTTTACAATTTCTAGTTTAGGAAATTTAGGAGGTACTGGATTTACACCAATTATTAAATCTCCTGAAGTAGGTATTTTAGGAATATCTAAGGCTCAAATTAAGCCTATTTGGATAACAAGTAAATTTGTTCCGCGTTTAATTTTGCCATTTTCTATGTCGTATGATCATAGAGTTATTGATGGTGCAAATGCAGTACGTTTTATGGTTTTTTTTAAAAAATGCCTTACTGATATTCGACTTTTATTATTATAA
- the lpdA gene encoding dihydrolipoyl dehydrogenase, giving the protein MKKTIHTNVVVIGGGAAGYSAAFRCADLGLSVVLIEKYGVLGGTCLNVGCIPSKSLLYLTKLIKEIKILEKEKIFLSKKKNINIEFILKWKNKIISNLLKGLDHLLKQRKILLIKGFAKFSEKNKIEIFNNFEYQYIMFDYAIIASGSHPVKIKNFLEDDYRIWDSTDALKISKIPKNLLIVGAGIIGLEMATIYQVFGAKIQIIDTSKKFMSFLDVDICDFFLKNFQKKVSISLETIMLNTKFSDEGIEVSTQHVNGFLKKNIYDNILVAIGRRPNIYNMNFEIFPIKLNDLGFIEVDNQLRTNISNIFAVGDVTGQPMLAHKGIYEAHIAAEVISGKKYYFNPLVIPNVAYCDPEISWVGITEKVAKVKNLDYKAISIPWKFSGRALSSNCAQNGITKIIFDNKTHKILGAIIVGRNAGELISQISISIEMGCVAEDLSLIIFPHPTLSETISLAAQSFLGCATDILNVI; this is encoded by the coding sequence ATGAAAAAAACTATACATACAAATGTAGTTGTTATAGGTGGAGGAGCTGCTGGATATTCTGCAGCATTTCGTTGTGCAGATTTAGGGTTATCTGTAGTTTTAATAGAAAAATATGGTGTTTTAGGAGGTACTTGTTTAAATGTAGGATGTATTCCTTCAAAATCATTATTATATTTAACAAAATTAATTAAAGAAATCAAAATTTTAGAAAAAGAAAAAATTTTTTTATCTAAAAAAAAAAATATTAATATAGAATTTATTTTAAAATGGAAAAATAAAATTATTTCTAATTTATTAAAAGGTTTAGACCATTTATTAAAACAAAGAAAAATTCTTTTAATTAAGGGTTTTGCTAAGTTTTCTGAAAAAAATAAAATAGAAATTTTTAATAATTTTGAATATCAATATATTATGTTTGATTATGCTATTATAGCATCAGGATCACATCCTGTAAAAATAAAAAATTTTTTAGAAGATGATTATCGTATTTGGGATTCTACTGATGCTTTAAAGATTTCTAAAATTCCTAAAAATTTATTAATTGTAGGAGCAGGTATTATTGGATTAGAGATGGCTACAATTTATCAAGTTTTTGGAGCAAAAATTCAGATTATTGATACTTCAAAAAAATTTATGTCCTTTTTAGATGTTGATATTTGTGATTTTTTTTTAAAAAATTTTCAAAAAAAAGTTTCTATATCTTTAGAAACAATAATGCTTAATACGAAATTTAGTGATGAAGGCATTGAAGTTAGTACTCAACATGTAAATGGTTTTTTAAAAAAAAATATATATGATAATATATTAGTAGCAATAGGTAGACGTCCTAATATTTATAATATGAATTTTGAAATTTTTCCGATTAAACTTAATGATTTAGGGTTTATTGAAGTGGATAATCAGTTACGTACTAATATTTCTAATATATTTGCTGTTGGTGATGTAACTGGTCAACCTATGTTGGCTCATAAAGGAATTTATGAAGCTCATATTGCAGCAGAAGTGATTTCAGGAAAAAAATATTATTTTAATCCTTTAGTAATTCCTAATGTAGCTTATTGTGATCCTGAAATATCTTGGGTAGGTATCACTGAAAAAGTAGCTAAAGTGAAAAATTTAGATTATAAAGCAATTTCTATTCCTTGGAAATTTTCAGGAAGAGCTTTATCTTCAAATTGTGCTCAGAATGGTATTACTAAAATTATTTTTGATAATAAAACTCATAAAATTTTAGGGGCTATTATTGTAGGTCGTAATGCAGGTGAATTAATTTCACAGATCAGTATTTCTATAGAAATGGGTTGTGTCGCAGAAGATTTATCTTTAATAATTTTTCCTCATCCTACTTTATCAGAAACAATTAGTTTAGCAGCTCAAAGTTTTTTAGGGTGCGCTACGGATATTTTAAATGTCATATAA
- the erpA gene encoding iron-sulfur cluster insertion protein ErpA produces MNKQYNSFIKCTNSAKKQIRKLLNTKNNTKFKLRIYITGGGCSGFQYGFKLDKKKNKDDIISTNINNAIIIDSISLQYLSGGTLDFIENLEGSKFTIFNPNAKTTCGCGLSFSI; encoded by the coding sequence ATGAATAAACAATATAATTCTTTCATAAAATGTACAAATTCTGCTAAAAAACAAATTAGAAAACTTTTAAATACTAAAAATAATACTAAATTTAAATTACGAATTTATATTACAGGAGGAGGTTGTAGTGGATTTCAATACGGTTTCAAACTTGACAAAAAAAAAAATAAAGATGATATTATTAGTACTAATATAAATAATGCTATTATAATAGATTCTATTAGTTTACAATATTTATCAGGAGGAACCTTAGATTTTATAGAAAATTTAGAAGGTTCAAAATTTACTATTTTTAATCCAAACGCAAAAACAACCTGCGGATGTGGACTTTCTTTTAGTATTTAA
- the ftsZ gene encoding cell division protein FtsZ has product MFEPVEFNHEPIIKVIGIGGGGSNAVEHMVREKIEGVEFFAVNTDAQALRTIEVGQTIQIGNSITKGLGAGANPEVGRTSAEEDKEILKKSLEGADMIFIAAGMGGGTGTGAAPVIAEVARELGILTVAVVTKPFSFEGKKRMLFAEHGLKELSKYVDSLIIIPNDKLLKVLDQGISLLDAFGAANNILKGAVQSIAELITRPGLMNVDFADVRTVMSEMGYSMMGTGTSSGEKRAEEASEIAISSPLLEDIDLSGARGILVNITAGFDLRLDEFEIVGNTIRSFSSDNSTVVIGTSLDPKMENTLRVTVVATGIGMENGSEITGLQNTHMHTNSKNIYKNSEENSELEITKNASNFKQSNTSIYNNQHEKSFLNIPAFLRKKK; this is encoded by the coding sequence ATGTTTGAACCTGTAGAATTTAATCATGAACCTATTATTAAAGTTATTGGGATAGGAGGAGGAGGTAGTAACGCAGTAGAACATATGGTACGAGAAAAAATTGAAGGTGTAGAATTTTTTGCTGTTAATACAGATGCTCAAGCATTACGTACAATTGAAGTAGGTCAAACTATTCAAATAGGAAATAGTATTACTAAAGGTTTAGGTGCCGGAGCTAATCCCGAAGTAGGACGTACATCTGCAGAAGAAGATAAAGAAATATTAAAAAAATCTTTAGAAGGAGCAGATATGATTTTTATTGCAGCCGGAATGGGAGGAGGAACAGGTACAGGAGCTGCACCCGTAATAGCGGAAGTAGCTCGAGAACTAGGAATATTAACTGTAGCTGTAGTCACTAAACCATTTAGTTTTGAAGGAAAAAAAAGAATGTTATTTGCAGAACATGGATTAAAAGAACTTTCTAAATATGTAGATTCTTTAATTATAATTCCAAATGACAAATTATTAAAAGTTTTAGATCAAGGAATTTCTTTACTTGATGCTTTTGGAGCAGCAAATAACATCTTAAAAGGAGCAGTACAAAGTATAGCTGAATTAATTACCAGACCAGGATTAATGAATGTTGATTTTGCAGATGTTCGTACTGTAATGTCTGAAATGGGATATTCTATGATGGGAACTGGAACATCTTCTGGAGAAAAAAGAGCTGAAGAAGCTTCTGAAATAGCAATTTCAAGTCCTTTATTAGAAGATATAGATTTATCTGGTGCACGTGGAATTTTAGTTAATATTACCGCAGGATTTGATTTACGATTAGATGAATTTGAAATAGTTGGAAATACTATTCGTTCTTTTTCATCTGACAATTCAACAGTAGTAATAGGAACCTCTTTAGATCCTAAAATGGAAAATACTTTACGAGTAACTGTTGTTGCAACTGGCATTGGAATGGAAAATGGATCTGAAATTACAGGATTACAAAATACACATATGCATACCAATTCAAAGAATATTTATAAAAATTCAGAAGAAAATTCAGAATTGGAAATCACAAAAAATGCTTCTAATTTTAAACAATCAAATACATCAATATACAATAATCAACATGAAAAATCTTTTTTAAATATTCCAGCATTTTTAAGAAAAAAAAAATAA
- the ftsA gene encoding cell division protein FtsA — translation MISTIKKKLIAGLEIGATKISILIGEILEKNRITIIGFGTSPTQGIYQGIINNLEKLVECIKKSLYKAEKMANCKIKSIYLALSNKEIKCQNEIGIVPILSGEVTKEDIKNVIKTAKSVKIQNNHHILHVIPQDYEIDQQKGIHNPIGLSGMRMKANVHLITTDCHIKKNIIKAIEKCKIRVKKIIFSGLASSQSILTSEEKNSGVCMVDIGGEIIDINIYTSGILRHSAVIPYAGNLVTNDIAYAFSLTFSEAEKIKIKYGSLLSSLLNTPTTFEIPRYNEQKKQSFHQNSLIEVIEPRYLELLNLINCEILKVTSLQNHHFLNNKLNSGIIFTGGAAKIPNLNIFSERIFNNKVQIRNSQNILEIPKEIMSPEYSTTIGLLIQSKNDQKFSPIISQKYGFFKKWLQKINNWFKKEF, via the coding sequence ATGATAAGTACCATAAAAAAAAAGTTGATTGCAGGATTAGAAATTGGCGCAACAAAAATTTCTATTTTAATTGGAGAAATCTTAGAAAAAAATCGTATCACTATTATTGGTTTCGGAACTTCTCCCACTCAAGGAATATATCAAGGAATTATTAATAACCTAGAAAAATTAGTAGAGTGTATAAAAAAATCTTTATATAAAGCCGAAAAAATGGCAAATTGTAAAATTAAATCTATTTATTTAGCTTTATCAAATAAAGAAATAAAATGTCAAAATGAAATTGGAATTGTTCCAATCTTATCCGGTGAAGTAACAAAAGAAGATATTAAAAATGTTATTAAAACAGCTAAATCTGTTAAAATACAAAATAATCATCATATTTTACATGTTATACCCCAAGATTATGAAATTGATCAACAAAAAGGTATTCATAATCCTATTGGATTATCTGGAATGCGCATGAAAGCTAATGTACATTTAATTACAACCGATTGTCATATTAAGAAAAATATTATTAAAGCAATAGAAAAATGTAAAATACGAGTAAAAAAAATAATTTTTTCTGGACTAGCTTCTAGCCAATCAATTTTAACTTCTGAAGAAAAAAATTCTGGTGTATGCATGGTAGATATTGGAGGTGAAATTATTGATATAAATATTTACACTTCAGGAATTTTAAGACATAGCGCTGTAATTCCTTATGCTGGAAATTTAGTTACTAACGATATTGCATATGCATTTTCTTTAACATTTTCTGAAGCAGAAAAAATTAAAATAAAATATGGAAGTTTATTATCTTCTTTATTAAATACACCAACAACTTTTGAAATACCAAGATATAACGAGCAAAAAAAACAAAGCTTTCATCAAAATTCATTAATAGAAGTTATAGAACCACGATATTTAGAATTACTTAACTTAATAAATTGTGAAATCTTAAAAGTAACATCTTTACAAAATCACCATTTTTTAAACAATAAATTAAATTCAGGTATTATTTTTACTGGTGGAGCTGCTAAAATTCCAAATTTAAATATTTTTTCTGAAAGAATTTTTAACAATAAAGTACAAATTCGAAATTCACAAAATATTTTAGAAATACCAAAAGAAATTATGTCTCCTGAATATTCTACTACAATAGGATTACTTATACAAAGTAAAAATGATCAAAAATTTTCTCCTATTATTTCTCAAAAATATGGATTTTTTAAAAAATGGTTACAAAAAATTAATAATTGGTTTAAAAAAGAATTTTAA